Proteins from a genomic interval of Acetobacterium woodii DSM 1030:
- a CDS encoding homoserine dehydrogenase, producing the protein MNIALLGFGTIGSGVYELINLNKGKFSGNFTDMESRKASPVITKVLERDTTKDLGDTVGKIVTHPSEILEDESIGLVIALMGGMDFEYEMIKECLKAGKHVVTANKAVISEYFEELLTLAEENGVVLRYEASVGGGIPIIGSLKEEMKINRVTEIKGILNGTTNFILSKMTEEGADFGETLALAQSIGFAEADPTADVEGYDVSRKLSILSSMAYESIIRDEDVYKRGITDVRAADIEMIGSMGYVVKYLGHSILEHKNVYTTVEPVLFKEASIMSNVNSEFNIISITGDIIGELQFYGKGAGKDATANAVVGDVLYILNIVKEQNYPKPLRLNRKLNKIGTDIFKGKYYLRANLDDKEMLDTVLTAVETVAARKTVIVNDNQVYVVTSVIAANDFNTMAEKLKETVPELFYARIYE; encoded by the coding sequence TTGAATATTGCACTATTGGGCTTTGGAACGATTGGTTCCGGGGTTTATGAACTCATCAATTTAAATAAAGGCAAGTTCTCGGGAAACTTCACAGACATGGAATCCCGAAAAGCGAGCCCAGTGATTACCAAGGTACTGGAACGTGATACCACTAAGGATCTCGGCGATACCGTTGGTAAAATTGTGACCCATCCCAGTGAAATACTGGAAGATGAGAGTATTGGTCTTGTGATTGCCCTGATGGGAGGCATGGACTTTGAATATGAAATGATCAAAGAATGTCTTAAGGCGGGAAAACACGTAGTAACTGCCAATAAGGCAGTGATCTCGGAATATTTTGAAGAATTACTCACCCTGGCCGAAGAAAATGGCGTGGTTTTACGTTATGAGGCTTCCGTGGGGGGCGGAATTCCGATTATTGGTAGCCTTAAAGAAGAAATGAAAATTAATCGGGTTACCGAAATTAAGGGAATTTTGAATGGCACGACAAATTTTATCTTATCAAAAATGACCGAAGAAGGGGCCGATTTTGGCGAAACCCTGGCTTTGGCACAGTCGATCGGTTTTGCTGAAGCAGATCCCACGGCTGACGTGGAAGGATATGATGTATCCCGAAAGTTATCAATACTTTCATCAATGGCTTATGAAAGTATTATTCGTGATGAAGATGTTTATAAGCGCGGAATTACGGATGTCCGGGCTGCCGATATCGAGATGATTGGCAGCATGGGTTATGTCGTTAAATATCTGGGCCATTCGATTTTGGAGCATAAAAATGTTTATACCACCGTCGAACCGGTGTTATTTAAAGAAGCATCAATTATGAGCAATGTTAACAGTGAGTTTAATATTATCTCCATTACCGGAGATATTATTGGCGAGTTGCAGTTTTATGGAAAAGGTGCTGGTAAAGATGCCACGGCTAATGCTGTCGTTGGTGATGTGCTTTACATTCTTAATATTGTCAAAGAACAAAATTATCCTAAACCATTGCGATTAAATCGGAAACTTAATAAAATCGGAACCGATATTTTCAAGGGAAAATATTATTTAAGAGCGAATTTAGATGATAAAGAAATGCTGGATACCGTATTGACCGCAGTAGAAACAGTGGCGGCCCGAAAAACGGTGATTGTTAATGATAATCAGGTTTATGTGGTAACCAGTGTGATTGCCGCTAATGATTTTAACACCATGGCAGAAAAATTAAAAGAAACGGTGCCTGAATTGTTTTATGCCCGGATCTATGAATAA